One genomic window of Stigmatella ashevillena includes the following:
- a CDS encoding helix-turn-helix domain-containing protein, with translation MKPFEQQTYYELLEVPVTAPGAEIRAAFERALETYSPDSVAVYMLVDPGQLDSLRARLTEAMEILTEPDLREEYDQMIGVKQTRPNTVVVPVPVAVVTQEPPAPPAGATAIRPVETVAPPALVETAPVEVAAPVAAFVEAPPVVVPPEAAPKEAAPVGVAAPVAASVEAPLAVAAQGGTSGPAPVAPATPEPMGMPALSPQQIHAAFRSYAISYVPILVPAPSLTSTAGLSPLSVPAPAEASAPAAPEPQAVSSSAGSPPEEVREKAAPEAPPQPVAAEPPVSVPVSPPAEPVSPAVAAPALVPEPAVAGPALRISSSPHEEEEVSGVGAPLPAREEPKAPAAGPVRSHPRPSSPGRAATPPPLPPGGRRLHRPVSGEAAQNAAREPEKGASASAPSGGRNLGEAQHLAQESAIATAEAALAVVAAKAREPRPKPPEIPPNTEFNGEVLRQVREGRGLSLHQLAERTRISAKHLENVEADRYAALPATVYLRGFLMSLARELGLDPLKVSRSYLTLASGSQKK, from the coding sequence ATGAAGCCTTTCGAGCAGCAAACCTATTACGAACTTCTCGAGGTGCCCGTCACCGCGCCAGGGGCGGAGATCCGCGCCGCGTTTGAGCGGGCGCTCGAAACCTACTCGCCGGACTCCGTCGCGGTGTACATGCTGGTGGATCCCGGGCAGTTGGATTCGCTGAGGGCCCGCCTGACCGAGGCGATGGAGATCCTCACCGAGCCAGATCTGCGAGAAGAGTACGATCAGATGATCGGCGTGAAGCAGACCAGGCCGAACACGGTGGTGGTGCCCGTCCCGGTGGCCGTGGTGACGCAAGAGCCGCCCGCGCCGCCTGCTGGGGCGACCGCGATCCGCCCGGTGGAGACCGTGGCACCGCCAGCCCTCGTGGAGACTGCTCCGGTTGAGGTGGCAGCCCCCGTGGCGGCGTTCGTGGAAGCCCCTCCGGTCGTGGTGCCTCCAGAGGCGGCTCCCAAGGAGGCGGCCCCGGTGGGGGTGGCAGCCCCTGTGGCGGCGTCCGTGGAAGCGCCCCTGGCCGTGGCGGCTCAGGGGGGCACTTCCGGGCCTGCGCCGGTGGCTCCCGCCACACCCGAGCCGATGGGGATGCCTGCGTTGTCACCGCAGCAGATTCACGCGGCGTTCCGCAGCTACGCCATCTCGTATGTTCCCATCCTGGTGCCAGCGCCGTCGCTGACCAGCACGGCGGGCCTGTCTCCGCTCTCGGTGCCAGCACCGGCCGAGGCGTCGGCTCCGGCGGCCCCCGAGCCCCAGGCCGTTTCCTCCTCCGCGGGAAGTCCCCCCGAGGAGGTGCGAGAAAAAGCCGCGCCCGAGGCGCCCCCGCAGCCGGTAGCGGCGGAGCCTCCAGTCTCTGTCCCCGTCAGCCCCCCCGCGGAGCCTGTTTCTCCGGCGGTGGCGGCTCCGGCGCTGGTCCCGGAGCCCGCCGTGGCCGGGCCCGCCCTGAGGATTTCCTCCTCGCCGCATGAAGAAGAGGAGGTCTCTGGCGTGGGGGCGCCCCTTCCCGCCCGGGAAGAGCCCAAAGCCCCTGCCGCCGGACCGGTGCGGTCCCACCCGAGGCCCTCTTCGCCGGGACGGGCGGCCACGCCCCCGCCGCTGCCTCCTGGAGGGCGGCGTCTCCACCGGCCTGTGTCCGGGGAGGCCGCTCAGAACGCGGCCCGGGAGCCCGAGAAAGGAGCCTCCGCCTCCGCGCCCTCGGGGGGACGGAACCTGGGCGAGGCCCAGCATCTGGCTCAAGAGTCCGCCATCGCCACGGCGGAGGCGGCGCTCGCGGTGGTGGCGGCCAAGGCCCGGGAGCCACGGCCCAAGCCTCCAGAGATTCCTCCCAACACCGAGTTCAACGGCGAGGTGCTGCGTCAGGTCCGTGAGGGCAGGGGCCTGTCGCTGCACCAACTGGCCGAGCGCACGCGCATCTCCGCCAAGCACCTGGAGAACGTGGAGGCGGACCGCTACGCCGCGCTTCCAGCCACGGTGTACCTGCGCGGCTTCCTGATGAGCCTGGCCCGCGAACTGGGGCTGGATCCGCTCAAGGTGTCGCGCAGTTACCTCACCCTGGCCTCCGGATCGCAGAAGAAGTGA
- a CDS encoding P-loop NTPase, translating into MSAGPPGLSKRARPRRVIAVGGGKGGIGKTLVSANLGIALAQAGMRVLLVDADLGGANLHTCLGVGQPSATLSDFVRSNKTRIEDIILPTGVPQLSLIAGAQDVLDAANIKYAQKQKLLRSLMTLPVDYLLLDLGAGTSFNTLDFFLVADHGVLVVLPEPTAVENAYRFVKAAFFRRLQQVEAQYGIEELVESALTTREGTLRTPHDFISQVRKEDPAAGARLEKDLLSFRIRLVVNQARTDADMTVGTAVVSAWKKFFGLEMDDLGAIRYDDEAWRAIRKRRPVLLERPDSPAAQGLQRIAGRILALDGTAIPTPSSP; encoded by the coding sequence ATGAGCGCCGGCCCACCGGGGCTCTCCAAGCGTGCCCGTCCGCGGCGCGTCATCGCCGTGGGCGGTGGCAAGGGCGGCATCGGCAAGACGCTCGTCTCGGCCAACCTGGGCATCGCGTTGGCGCAGGCCGGCATGCGCGTGTTGCTGGTGGACGCGGACCTGGGCGGAGCCAACCTGCACACCTGTCTTGGCGTGGGCCAGCCGAGCGCGACGCTGTCGGACTTCGTGCGCAGCAACAAGACCCGGATCGAAGACATCATCCTGCCCACCGGGGTCCCCCAGCTCTCGCTCATCGCGGGGGCGCAGGACGTGCTGGACGCGGCCAACATCAAATACGCCCAGAAGCAGAAGCTGCTGCGCTCGCTGATGACGCTGCCGGTGGACTACCTGCTGCTGGACCTGGGGGCGGGCACCAGCTTCAACACGCTCGATTTCTTCCTCGTGGCCGACCATGGGGTGTTGGTGGTGCTTCCCGAGCCCACCGCCGTGGAGAATGCCTACCGCTTCGTCAAGGCGGCCTTCTTCCGGCGCCTTCAGCAGGTGGAGGCCCAGTACGGCATCGAAGAGCTGGTGGAGAGCGCCCTCACCACCCGGGAGGGGACCCTGCGCACCCCCCATGATTTCATCTCCCAGGTTCGCAAGGAGGATCCGGCCGCGGGGGCGCGGCTGGAGAAAGATCTGTTGTCCTTCCGCATCCGCCTGGTGGTGAACCAGGCACGCACGGACGCGGACATGACGGTGGGCACCGCCGTGGTGTCCGCGTGGAAGAAGTTCTTCGGTCTGGAGATGGATGATCTGGGGGCCATCCGCTACGACGATGAGGCCTGGCGGGCGATCCGCAAGCGCCGGCCTGTCCTGCTGGAGCGGCCCGACTCTCCTGCCGCCCAGGGCCTTCAGCGCATCGCTGGGCGGATCCTGGCCCTTGACGGTACCGCCATTCCCACCCCCTCCTCGCCATGA
- a CDS encoding HNH endonuclease — MIESAVLVLNRNYQPVHVTSVKRAFSLLYQGVAKAIDDQYKLYEFDDWAALSTTGDCIVTVNRAIRVPRVLVLSAYEYLPKGRVRFSRLNIYARDHDTCQYCGRTLPRSELNLDHVDPRCEGGKTTWENVVCSCVPCNLRKGGRTPERAGMKLLRRPFRPRWTPLFRGAIRRVTYREWLPFLRVEDASYWNVELLDE, encoded by the coding sequence ATGATCGAAAGCGCTGTCCTGGTTCTTAACCGGAACTATCAACCGGTCCACGTTACCTCGGTAAAGCGCGCCTTCTCCCTGCTCTACCAGGGCGTGGCCAAGGCGATTGACGACCAGTACAAGCTCTATGAGTTCGATGACTGGGCGGCGTTGAGCACCACGGGCGACTGCATCGTCACGGTGAACCGGGCCATCCGTGTGCCCCGGGTGCTGGTGCTCTCCGCATATGAGTACCTGCCCAAGGGCCGGGTGCGCTTCTCCCGGCTCAACATCTACGCGAGGGATCACGACACGTGCCAGTACTGCGGGCGCACCCTGCCGCGCTCGGAGTTGAACCTGGATCACGTGGATCCCCGCTGTGAGGGCGGCAAGACGACGTGGGAGAACGTGGTGTGTTCCTGTGTTCCCTGCAACCTGCGCAAGGGCGGGCGGACGCCGGAGCGGGCGGGGATGAAGCTGCTGCGTCGGCCTTTCCGTCCCCGGTGGACCCCCCTGTTCCGAGGGGCCATCCGGCGTGTCACGTACCGGGAGTGGCTGCCCTTCCTGCGCGTGGAGGACGCCTCGTACTGGAACGTGGAGTTGCTGGACGAGTAG